The Deltaproteobacteria bacterium genome includes a region encoding these proteins:
- a CDS encoding sterol desaturase family protein: MVMHTIQSFLEYSPYIVVSIALLEFVVTLALRSKQRDRKETLANLAIWAINRPLNWLLTGTVLVTVLTHVAQWAPLKLPLNWWTALLTFVVADLLYYWNHRLSHEIRLFWTYHSVHHSSKEYNLSTAVRLPWIGILGDLLFYVPLVLLGMDPVLLAISKYLVLLYQYWIHVESVGHLGWFDHYFNSPSNHRVHHAANESYLDKNHGGILMIWDRLFGTYQAELKEVPVRFGLTKPLNSYNPFVINFHETALLLRDMRDAGSFSVAIKYAFKGPAWRPAPASHQVADHQTDHQTARQSLAN; encoded by the coding sequence ATGGTCATGCATACGATCCAATCTTTTCTTGAGTATTCTCCCTACATCGTAGTTAGCATCGCTTTGCTCGAGTTTGTGGTGACTTTAGCGCTACGGAGCAAACAGCGCGACCGCAAAGAAACTTTGGCTAACCTGGCCATCTGGGCCATCAACCGCCCACTGAACTGGCTCCTAACGGGCACAGTTTTGGTGACAGTGCTGACTCACGTAGCCCAATGGGCCCCACTGAAGCTGCCTCTTAACTGGTGGACAGCCCTACTAACCTTTGTTGTGGCCGACCTCCTCTACTACTGGAACCATCGTCTCTCTCACGAGATCAGACTGTTTTGGACTTATCACTCCGTCCATCACAGCTCCAAGGAGTACAACCTATCTACAGCGGTTAGGCTGCCGTGGATTGGGATCTTAGGTGATTTGCTATTTTATGTGCCACTGGTTTTGCTCGGGATGGATCCTGTGTTGCTGGCGATCAGCAAATATCTGGTGTTGCTCTATCAGTACTGGATCCACGTGGAATCGGTTGGGCACTTGGGTTGGTTTGACCATTATTTTAATAGTCCAAGCAACCACCGTGTGCATCACGCTGCCAACGAGTCCTATCTTGATAAAAACCACGGTGGCATTTTGATGATATGGGACCGCCTTTTTGGCACCTATCAAGCTGAGTTGAAAGAGGTGCCGGTGCGCTTTGGGCTCACTAAGCCGCTTAATTCCTATAACCCGTTCGTGATCAATTTTCACGAGACCGCGCTTTTGCTGCGCGACATGCGCGACGCCGGTAGCTTTAGTGTCGCCATCAAGTATGCCTTTAAAGGGCCAGCCTGGCGTCCTGCTCCCGCATCACACCAGGTAGCTGATCATCAAACCGATCATCAAACCGCAAGGCAGTCCCTAGCCAACTAA
- a CDS encoding Rpn family recombination-promoting nuclease/putative transposase yields MDLLDPKNDAVFKYMLAGDDTEDLRISLLTAILRPESPIVTATVKNPHLPKKHIRDKDTVLDILMELSDGRLVDLEMQMAWRSYIPERAYYYGSRVINAQLSRGQRYQSLKPVSTIFLLNAIGFPEAPADHGHYVFSMKEQSNLAQLPPLFTMHFVEIPKIIRNLPAALHSQEDLALALWCKFLYSPHQLGLAGLDEVIATMPALKKAKKKLEEISADEEKREIARMRERGRRDYESDLEYALTRGRAEGIAEGEARGRAEGERAAKITLLHGLLGNVATSGLSSKELATLCGLSVDEVENLRADSTAASSIFKP; encoded by the coding sequence ATGGATTTACTAGATCCCAAAAACGATGCGGTATTTAAATACATGCTGGCGGGTGATGATACTGAAGATCTGCGGATCAGTTTACTGACGGCGATCTTGAGACCAGAGTCACCGATCGTAACAGCGACGGTAAAAAACCCGCATCTGCCAAAAAAGCATATCCGCGATAAAGATACGGTGCTCGATATCCTGATGGAGCTCAGTGACGGTAGACTTGTCGACTTAGAGATGCAGATGGCATGGCGGTCATATATCCCGGAGCGCGCGTATTACTACGGCAGTCGTGTGATCAACGCGCAGCTGAGTCGTGGTCAGCGCTACCAAAGCCTGAAGCCGGTCTCGACTATATTCTTGCTCAATGCCATCGGATTCCCTGAGGCGCCAGCGGACCACGGCCACTATGTGTTTAGCATGAAAGAGCAGTCTAACCTGGCTCAGCTGCCACCGCTATTTACCATGCACTTTGTCGAGATTCCCAAAATCATCCGCAACTTGCCAGCCGCCCTTCACTCGCAAGAAGACTTGGCTTTGGCACTTTGGTGCAAATTTTTGTATAGTCCTCATCAATTAGGACTCGCAGGACTCGACGAGGTGATAGCCACCATGCCAGCACTGAAGAAAGCCAAAAAAAAGCTAGAGGAAATCTCCGCCGACGAGGAGAAGCGGGAGATAGCCCGCATGCGCGAGCGCGGTCGTCGTGACTACGAGAGTGATCTCGAGTACGCACTGACACGCGGTAGGGCTGAGGGTATAGCAGAGGGTGAAGCAAGGGGCAGAGCAGAGGGTGAACGAGCAGCAAAGATCACACTGCTTCATGGGCTACTCGGCAATGTTGCTACATCGGGATTATCAAGTAAGGAGCTTGCGACTCTTTGCGGACTGAGTGTGGACGAGGTTGAGAACCTGCGCGCTGACTCAACTGCTGCGTCTAGTATATTTAAACCTTAA
- a CDS encoding TetR/AcrR family transcriptional regulator, which translates to MPKTRSRRASKVRSAADSKQVLIDAAIKLFAERGFDGTTTRDIADASGLNISLISYYFGGKDGLLQAALEYIESYLNKPELLQITPDRTRYFEGWRHFIADFMRSHVANPNMHRLVQREQERDSLIFKTMVQQRYAPWYKRIMTYIEHGQSSGWLKPHLNPSTVALAIHGAMVQQVRLDVFLHQLRGQTLKDSAHLEAVIEDLCAILLAGVEGSG; encoded by the coding sequence GTGCCGAAGACTAGATCTAGACGCGCCTCCAAGGTGCGATCAGCCGCTGACTCTAAACAGGTTCTTATTGATGCGGCGATTAAGTTATTTGCCGAGCGCGGCTTTGACGGGACTACCACCCGTGACATTGCTGACGCCAGTGGGCTCAATATCAGTCTGATCTCGTATTACTTCGGCGGTAAAGACGGACTCCTACAGGCCGCTCTCGAGTATATCGAGAGCTATCTCAATAAACCTGAGTTACTCCAAATCACTCCAGATCGGACGCGTTACTTTGAGGGGTGGCGTCATTTTATCGCCGATTTTATGCGCTCCCATGTCGCTAATCCAAACATGCACCGCTTGGTGCAGCGCGAGCAGGAGCGCGATAGCCTCATCTTTAAGACCATGGTGCAGCAACGCTACGCACCCTGGTATAAGCGCATCATGACCTATATCGAGCATGGGCAATCATCAGGCTGGTTAAAACCTCACCTCAATCCAAGTACCGTCGCCCTAGCAATCCACGGAGCTATGGTGCAGCAAGTGCGGCTTGATGTCTTTCTCCATCAACTCCGGGGGCAAACACTCAAGGATTCGGCGCACCTTGAGGCGGTAATCGAGGATCTCTGCGCGATTTTACTCGCGGGAGTTGAGGGGAGCGGATGA